A genomic segment from Rickettsia endosymbiont of Lasioglossum villosulum encodes:
- a CDS encoding FAD-dependent oxidoreductase, with translation MSKVITAKEIKDAAKLFKNFDITKSLNFYGSLVANYKVVVDEYFNSSSFNLKEPEKGTQPNLMKNFLNLTGNAILKVLDSYNETDEVNISEVIQSALDNDNKFNEAIAKIVGIHVGRNIPAHLYPPVAEKLILNVGNGNELVKEILNEVGAYFVKTEEKQYNELKEYKIENFEEHKIKIEMKNADGDTAKIKFYRQNEQEVTPHKHGQIITIKVGSNYSEFTVMKTGHDNEGHYYECLIKKNPNGTVTNYLFNDKNQLVKVQPSYIESDIETTKDLVLISSGSGESHSISIINKKDIPFPQSIHVIHSTKSENSDTFQLDEVINVAKSYNINVSHHKHYTHYSGRMTKESLSDILENYDSHYEVCTSSSFSTAIQQTLKGWGVEDVNIHVEGFGSIPEILDSALIGVCPFH, from the coding sequence ATGTCTAAAGTAATTACAGCAAAAGAAATAAAAGATGCTGCTAAGTTATTTAAAAATTTTGATATTACTAAATCATTAAATTTTTATGGGAGTTTGGTAGCTAATTATAAAGTTGTGGTAGATGAATATTTTAATAGTAGTAGCTTCAATTTGAAAGAACCAGAAAAAGGAACGCAACCAAATTTAATGAAAAATTTTTTAAACCTTACTGGAAATGCTATTTTAAAAGTTTTAGATTCATATAATGAAACAGATGAAGTAAATATTTCAGAAGTTATACAATCAGCTTTAGATAATGATAATAAATTTAATGAAGCGATAGCAAAAATTGTTGGCATACATGTAGGGCGTAATATTCCTGCACATCTATATCCACCCGTTGCTGAAAAGCTTATATTAAATGTAGGAAATGGTAATGAGCTAGTAAAAGAAATATTAAATGAAGTAGGAGCATATTTTGTAAAAACTGAAGAAAAGCAATATAATGAGTTGAAAGAATACAAAATAGAAAATTTTGAAGAGCATAAAATAAAAATCGAAATGAAAAACGCTGATGGAGATACAGCAAAAATAAAATTTTATAGACAGAATGAGCAGGAAGTAACACCTCATAAACACGGACAAATTATTACTATTAAAGTGGGAAGCAATTATAGTGAATTTACAGTTATGAAAACTGGTCATGATAATGAGGGGCATTATTATGAATGTTTGATAAAGAAAAATCCTAATGGAACTGTAACAAATTACCTATTTAATGATAAAAATCAGCTAGTAAAAGTGCAGCCCTCATATATTGAGTCAGATATAGAAACTACAAAAGACCTTGTCCTTATTAGTAGTGGATCAGGAGAAAGCCATTCTATTTCTATAATAAATAAAAAGGATATTCCGTTCCCACAATCCATCCATGTTATTCATTCTACTAAAAGTGAAAATAGTGATACATTTCAATTAGATGAAGTAATTAATGTTGCAAAATCATATAATATTAACGTTTCTCATCATAAACATTATACTCATTATAGTGGTAGAATGACTAAAGAATCTTTAAGCGATATTTTAGAAAATTATGATAGCCATTATGAAGTTTGTACTTCTAGCTCTTTTAGTACTGCTATACAGCAGACATTAAAGGGATGGGGTGTTGAAGACGTTAATATTCATGTAGAGGGATTCGGTTCGATACCAGAAATTCTTGATTCAGCATTAATAGGTGTCTGTCCGTTTCATTAA
- the nusA gene encoding transcription termination factor NusA, with protein sequence MSNIGNIEILQIIDSVAREKGISKEVLISTVEQAVQVAGRKKYGNEYNIKAQINRKTGEINLLRVLKVVENVEDYLTQISLTEALQKDPEAKIDGEIYEYLPSIDHARVAAQAAKQVITQRVIEAEREKQYHDFKDRKGEVINGVVKRIEYGDIIVDLNRAEAIIKREQQIKGENFKVGDRVKAYVQDVRHETKGPQIFLSRADDRMLAKLFELEVTEIYEGMIEIKAVARDAGSKAKIAVFASDSSVDPIGSCVGIRGNRVKAITNELNGEKIDIILWNRDVAQFIINALAPAEILKILIDEDKRKVEVVVSQENQSLAIGRRGQNVRLAAKLAGWNIDIMTEEQESKRRNEEFVTSTELFMEALDVEEVIGQLLSVSGFNTVEQIANSDVNALMNIEGFEEELAVEIRNRAINYVNLKNEKIVKELEELGVEQELIDILEIQPELILKFAEYGIKTIEDLGEMSVNEFKNLAPNSNITDENIKLLIKTAKQHSELKEE encoded by the coding sequence ATGTCTAATATAGGTAACATAGAAATTTTACAAATTATAGATTCTGTAGCTCGTGAGAAAGGAATATCAAAAGAAGTTTTGATATCAACTGTAGAACAAGCAGTGCAAGTAGCAGGGCGAAAAAAATATGGCAATGAATATAATATCAAAGCACAAATAAATAGAAAGACAGGTGAAATAAATCTTTTAAGAGTGCTTAAAGTAGTAGAAAATGTAGAAGATTATTTAACACAAATTTCACTTACCGAAGCTTTACAAAAAGATCCTGAAGCTAAAATTGATGGTGAAATATATGAATATTTGCCTTCTATTGATCATGCGAGAGTAGCAGCTCAAGCCGCAAAACAAGTCATAACACAACGTGTTATAGAAGCAGAGCGTGAAAAACAATATCATGATTTCAAAGATAGAAAAGGTGAAGTTATAAATGGTGTTGTCAAAAGAATAGAATATGGTGATATAATAGTTGACCTTAACCGTGCTGAGGCAATAATAAAGAGAGAACAACAGATTAAAGGTGAAAATTTTAAAGTTGGTGATCGTGTTAAAGCATATGTACAAGATGTAAGACACGAAACAAAAGGTCCACAAATCTTTTTATCTAGAGCAGATGATAGGATGCTTGCTAAACTATTTGAGTTAGAAGTTACAGAAATTTATGAGGGAATGATCGAAATAAAAGCAGTAGCACGTGATGCCGGTTCAAAAGCCAAAATAGCTGTATTTGCTTCAGATAGTAGTGTAGACCCGATAGGTTCATGTGTTGGTATTAGAGGCAATAGGGTAAAAGCTATAACAAATGAGCTAAATGGAGAAAAAATTGATATAATATTATGGAATAGGGATGTTGCACAGTTTATAATCAATGCTCTTGCACCTGCTGAAATTTTAAAAATTCTTATTGATGAAGATAAAAGAAAAGTAGAGGTAGTAGTTTCACAAGAGAATCAAAGCCTTGCAATAGGTAGAAGAGGACAAAATGTAAGACTTGCTGCTAAACTTGCAGGATGGAATATCGATATAATGACTGAAGAGCAAGAGTCAAAACGAAGAAATGAAGAGTTCGTAACTTCTACAGAATTATTTATGGAAGCTTTAGACGTTGAAGAAGTAATCGGGCAGCTTTTATCAGTTAGTGGATTTAATACAGTAGAACAAATTGCAAATAGTGATGTTAATGCTTTAATGAATATTGAAGGTTTTGAAGAGGAGCTTGCTGTAGAGATTAGAAATAGAGCTATTAATTATGTTAATCTCAAAAATGAAAAGATTGTTAAAGAACTTGAAGAGCTTGGAGTCGAACAAGAATTAATAGACATATTAGAAATACAACCTGAATTAATACTAAAATTTGCTGAATATGGTATTAAGACCATAGAAGATTTAGGTGAAATGAGCGTAAATGAATTTAAAAATTTAGCTCCAAATTCTAATATAACAGATGAAAATATTAAATTATTAATTAAGACGGCTAAACAACATAGCGAGCTAAAAGAAGAATAA
- the grpE gene encoding nucleotide exchange factor GrpE: MTDNNIENKEEAINNIAEEVENTETNSEIADLKAQIEELKDKLIRASAEIDNTRKRLEKARDDARDYAITTFAKELLNVSDNLSRALEHKPLDASVEVTNIIAGVQMTKDELDKVFHKHHIEEIKPEIGSSFDYNLHNAISQIEHPDHEPNSVINIMQVGYKIKDRLLRPATVQVTKK, from the coding sequence ATGACGGACAATAATATAGAAAACAAAGAAGAAGCAATAAATAATATTGCTGAAGAGGTAGAAAATACTGAAACTAATTCAGAAATAGCAGACTTAAAAGCCCAAATAGAAGAGCTAAAAGATAAGCTAATTAGAGCAAGTGCTGAAATAGATAATACAAGAAAGCGTTTAGAAAAAGCACGTGATGATGCAAGAGATTATGCGATTACTACATTTGCTAAAGAACTTTTAAACGTTAGCGATAATCTATCTAGAGCATTAGAGCATAAACCACTAGATGCTTCAGTAGAAGTAACGAATATTATTGCTGGTGTTCAGATGACTAAAGATGAACTAGATAAAGTATTTCATAAGCATCATATAGAAGAAATAAAGCCAGAAATAGGATCATCATTTGATTATAATTTGCATAATGCAATTTCTCAAATAGAGCATCCTGATCATGAACCTAATAGTGTTATTAATATAATGCAAGTTGGTTATAAAATTAAAGATAGGTTATTAAGACCTGCGACTGTTCAAGTAACAAAAAAGTAG
- the rph gene encoding ribonuclease PH: MRQSGRKSNQLRPISLELSPLINAEGSCLIKIGNTHVMCSASYDTTVPPFLRNQNRGWITAEYSMLPGSTAQRNKREAVQGKQSGRTQEIQRLIGRAMRSIIDLQKLGERQITIDCDVINADGGTRTAAITGSYVALHLAIRSLMKKRILKVNPLINQVAAVSCGIYKGQPILDLDYLEDSDAEVDSNFVFAGNGNLIEIQGTAEKEPFSEEQFLEMLKLAKAGVSELFKLQNQVLLNLQ; this comes from the coding sequence ATGAGGCAGTCAGGCAGAAAAAGCAATCAATTACGTCCTATTTCATTAGAATTATCTCCTCTTATTAACGCAGAAGGCTCATGTCTTATTAAAATAGGCAACACTCATGTTATGTGTAGTGCAAGTTATGATACGACAGTACCGCCATTTTTACGTAACCAGAACAGAGGATGGATTACCGCAGAATATAGCATGCTCCCGGGTTCTACAGCTCAGCGTAATAAAAGGGAAGCGGTGCAAGGTAAGCAGTCAGGTAGAACGCAAGAAATACAGCGTTTAATTGGGAGGGCGATGCGTTCGATAATTGACTTACAAAAACTTGGTGAGCGACAAATTACCATAGATTGTGATGTGATTAATGCCGATGGAGGTACTAGAACTGCCGCTATAACAGGGAGTTATGTAGCTTTGCATTTAGCTATTAGATCATTAATGAAGAAAAGAATTCTGAAAGTAAATCCATTAATTAACCAAGTTGCTGCCGTTTCTTGCGGTATATATAAAGGTCAACCTATATTAGATTTGGATTATTTAGAAGATAGTGACGCTGAAGTAGATAGTAATTTTGTGTTTGCAGGTAATGGAAACTTAATTGAAATTCAAGGAACGGCAGAGAAAGAACCTTTTTCTGAAGAGCAATTTTTAGAAATGTTAAAACTTGCAAAAGCTGGTGTTTCAGAATTGTTTAAACTACAAAATCAAGTATTACTCAATTTACAATGA
- a CDS encoding TlyA family RNA methyltransferase, producing the protein MTKIRLDEFLLQKGFAPSIQIAQSLIMQGKVHNKHEQLTKAGTQVNVNDKDIKVKLPKHNYVSRGALKLIKALDHFKINPSGMVCIDLGSSTGGFTEVLLEQGAKLVFAVDVGYGELHHRLRDNPQIIVLEKTNARYLTEKQITTQPDLIVCDASFISLTTILPASFALAKKNCLLIALIKPQFEVEKQEVEEGGIIKNPLLHQKVCNKIKAWLEEEHNFEIFGIVESPILGAKGNKEFLIVGQRKKTL; encoded by the coding sequence ATGACTAAAATAAGACTTGATGAATTTTTACTGCAAAAAGGTTTTGCCCCAAGTATCCAAATAGCACAAAGTCTAATTATGCAGGGTAAAGTGCATAATAAACATGAGCAATTAACCAAAGCCGGAACTCAAGTTAATGTAAATGATAAGGATATTAAGGTAAAATTGCCGAAGCATAATTATGTTTCAAGAGGAGCATTAAAGTTAATTAAGGCTTTAGATCATTTCAAGATTAACCCTAGCGGTATGGTTTGCATTGATCTTGGAAGCAGTACTGGCGGTTTTACGGAAGTTTTATTGGAGCAAGGTGCAAAGTTAGTTTTTGCTGTAGATGTTGGTTATGGCGAGCTGCATCATAGATTGCGTGACAATCCACAAATTATAGTACTTGAGAAAACTAATGCACGATATTTAACCGAAAAACAAATAACTACTCAGCCTGATTTGATAGTTTGTGATGCAAGCTTTATTAGCTTAACCACTATTCTGCCTGCTTCATTTGCTTTAGCTAAGAAAAATTGTTTGCTTATAGCTCTAATTAAGCCGCAATTTGAAGTCGAAAAGCAGGAGGTAGAGGAGGGGGGAATTATTAAAAATCCGTTACTCCATCAAAAAGTGTGCAATAAAATTAAAGCTTGGCTTGAAGAAGAACATAATTTTGAGATATTCGGTATTGTAGAAAGCCCGATACTTGGAGCTAAAGGAAATAAAGAATTTTTAATAGTAGGGCAGAGAAAAAAGACACTTTAA
- a CDS encoding AI-2E family transporter yields the protein MNKSAIFWLLFIGIFISGFMLISEAIRPFFIAFIISYLLQPAIEFVASKFKLSNKISSIVVYLIFLSIFFTALTLLVPVIYGQVSTFVNNIPKYKDYFQAEILPPIMTKIYAVEPNIADKIRDSLSNFINSIFTILGSLANNFWHYTLITINIFVLFLLIPIILFYFLRDWMRIIENMKSLLPLKSRHKILGILSSINSQLAAYIRGQLNICLMLSIYYSISFSVIGIDLALLLGILTGFLVIIPFIGTFISFLLTLTVGYLTFGATTKLFYIIVVYLIGNICESYILTPKIIGDKIGLHPLWIIFSIFACGSLFGFIGIFFAIPIAGVTKILLFNIIKFYKSSRFYRLEG from the coding sequence ATGAATAAAAGCGCTATATTTTGGCTTCTTTTTATAGGAATTTTTATAAGCGGTTTTATGCTAATTTCAGAAGCAATAAGACCATTTTTTATTGCTTTTATAATTTCTTATTTACTACAACCTGCTATAGAATTTGTTGCGTCAAAATTTAAACTATCAAATAAAATTTCATCTATTGTAGTTTACTTGATATTTTTAAGTATATTTTTTACTGCACTTACTCTTTTAGTACCGGTAATTTATGGGCAGGTTTCTACTTTTGTTAATAATATCCCTAAATATAAGGATTATTTTCAAGCAGAAATATTACCGCCTATAATGACAAAAATTTATGCTGTAGAACCTAATATCGCTGATAAGATACGGGATTCTTTAAGTAATTTCATAAATAGTATATTCACTATACTTGGCAGCCTTGCTAATAATTTTTGGCACTATACTCTCATTACAATTAATATATTTGTCTTGTTTTTACTTATACCTATAATATTATTTTATTTCTTACGTGATTGGATGAGAATTATCGAAAATATGAAATCATTATTACCGCTAAAAAGCAGGCATAAAATCCTTGGAATATTATCCTCTATCAATAGCCAGCTTGCTGCTTATATAAGAGGTCAGCTAAATATCTGTTTAATGTTATCGATTTATTATAGCATCTCATTTAGTGTAATAGGCATTGATCTTGCTCTTTTACTTGGAATCTTAACAGGTTTTTTAGTTATTATTCCTTTTATCGGCACTTTTATCTCTTTTCTTCTAACTCTAACTGTCGGATATTTAACCTTTGGTGCAACCACAAAACTGTTTTATATAATAGTGGTCTATTTAATCGGAAATATTTGTGAGTCATATATTCTAACACCTAAAATTATTGGTGATAAAATAGGTTTACATCCTCTTTGGATTATATTCTCAATTTTTGCCTGCGGTAGCTTATTCGGCTTTATTGGAATATTTTTCGCTATACCAATAGCCGGCGTCACGAAGATTTTACTTTTTAATATAATTAAATTCTATAAATCTAGTAGATTTTACCGCTTGGAGGGGTAA
- the infB gene encoding translation initiation factor IF-2, whose product MTDNQENKPKKLTLSNTKLSLNKSFDSLASTQNFVNAKSKTLVEVRKSSSGSTTTLSLNKEKGSLETGSSSGSEEFNRRLSILKKAAEQSKLNDNPQISTLSKLASINQSIASQEDPIEVEQEESSDTNKVKEETKIEEVKDTEESALQTPKKKEDIFVKSPLVGTRTRYGIESEKDVDKVTENKVIAPKPKVEESRKFKKTDLFNMVGDDENDNRTRTRSLASIKRAREKEKRKSLVQAPEKVYREITLPEVIGVGDFANAMSERVSDVIKELMKLGILVNASQTIDADTAELVATHLGHAVKRVQESDVENILITNDKEEDLRSRAPVVTVMGHVDHGKTSLLDALKSTDVASGETGGITQHIGAYRVTLADGRAITFIDTPGHEAFSEMRSRGAGVTDIVIIVVAADDGIKPQTVEAINHAKAANVPIIVAINKIDKPDIDIERVKNELYMYEIIGEEAGGDVMVIPISALKKINLDKLEEAILLIAEMQNLKASPFGSASGVVIESKIEKGRGALTTMLVQRGTLKSGDIIIAGTAYGKVKKMTNDKGIEVLEATPSVPIEIQGLSHVPHAGDMFNVVQTEKQAKDIAEYRERVAKEKKISIAPRSSLEDLFLKASGSSKIKELPLIIKGDVHGSVEAIAGSLLKLPNDEVKLRILHSGVGPITESDVSLAHASSAIIVGFNVRAGANAKTAAEKEKVEIRYYSIIYDLLDDVKAIMSGMLDPIIREQYIGSVEIRQIFNITKIGKIAGSYVTRGIIKKGAGVRLLRDNIVIHEGKLKTLKRFKEEVKEVREGYECGIAFENYEDIREGDTVEVFELIQEKKQL is encoded by the coding sequence ATGACGGATAACCAGGAAAACAAACCCAAAAAGTTGACACTTAGCAATACGAAATTGTCACTTAACAAGTCTTTTGACTCTCTTGCGAGTACTCAAAATTTTGTTAATGCTAAGTCGAAAACATTAGTAGAGGTTAGAAAAAGCTCTAGTGGTTCTACTACTACCCTTTCATTAAATAAAGAGAAAGGTAGTTTAGAAACTGGTTCAAGTAGTGGTAGTGAAGAATTTAACAGACGCTTATCTATTCTAAAAAAAGCTGCAGAACAATCAAAATTAAATGATAATCCACAAATAAGTACTTTAAGTAAACTTGCAAGTATTAATCAATCTATTGCTTCACAAGAAGATCCTATAGAAGTTGAGCAAGAAGAAAGCAGCGATACTAACAAAGTTAAAGAAGAGACAAAAATAGAAGAAGTAAAAGATACTGAGGAGTCTGCACTTCAAACTCCTAAAAAGAAAGAGGATATTTTTGTAAAATCTCCGTTAGTAGGAACTAGAACTCGTTATGGTATAGAATCGGAAAAAGATGTAGATAAAGTAACCGAAAATAAGGTGATTGCACCAAAACCTAAAGTTGAAGAATCAAGAAAGTTTAAAAAGACTGACCTCTTTAATATGGTTGGTGACGATGAAAACGACAATAGAACTAGAACTAGAAGTCTTGCTTCTATAAAAAGAGCAAGAGAAAAAGAAAAGCGTAAATCATTAGTACAAGCCCCTGAAAAAGTATATAGAGAAATAACGCTACCTGAAGTTATTGGTGTTGGTGATTTTGCAAATGCAATGTCTGAGCGTGTATCTGATGTTATTAAAGAGTTAATGAAGCTTGGCATCCTTGTTAATGCTAGTCAAACAATTGATGCAGATACTGCAGAATTAGTAGCCACACATCTAGGTCATGCTGTCAAAAGAGTCCAAGAATCGGATGTTGAAAATATCTTAATTACCAATGATAAAGAAGAAGATTTAAGATCACGTGCACCAGTTGTTACAGTTATGGGGCATGTTGACCACGGAAAAACTTCTCTACTTGATGCTCTGAAATCTACAGATGTAGCATCCGGTGAGACAGGGGGAATTACCCAGCATATCGGTGCTTATAGAGTAACGCTTGCTGATGGTAGAGCTATTACATTTATTGATACTCCTGGTCATGAAGCTTTCTCAGAAATGCGTTCAAGAGGGGCAGGTGTCACTGATATAGTTATCATAGTAGTTGCAGCAGATGACGGAATTAAGCCGCAAACTGTTGAAGCGATTAACCATGCAAAAGCAGCAAATGTTCCTATAATAGTTGCCATTAATAAGATAGATAAGCCTGATATTGATATTGAGCGTGTAAAAAACGAACTCTATATGTATGAAATTATCGGCGAGGAAGCTGGTGGTGATGTTATGGTTATTCCGATCTCGGCACTTAAAAAAATTAATTTAGACAAGCTTGAAGAAGCTATTTTATTAATTGCAGAAATGCAAAATTTAAAAGCAAGTCCATTCGGATCAGCTAGCGGTGTCGTGATCGAATCAAAAATCGAAAAAGGAAGAGGTGCGTTAACAACCATGCTAGTTCAGCGTGGTACTTTAAAAAGTGGCGATATTATAATAGCTGGAACTGCGTATGGTAAAGTCAAAAAAATGACCAACGATAAAGGAATAGAAGTTTTAGAAGCTACCCCATCCGTTCCAATAGAAATTCAGGGCTTGAGTCATGTTCCTCATGCCGGTGATATGTTTAACGTAGTACAAACTGAAAAGCAAGCAAAAGACATAGCAGAATATAGGGAGCGAGTTGCTAAAGAAAAGAAAATATCTATAGCACCACGTTCAAGTCTAGAAGATTTATTCTTAAAAGCTTCTGGTAGTAGTAAAATTAAAGAATTACCTTTAATTATTAAAGGTGATGTTCACGGGTCAGTTGAAGCTATTGCTGGTAGTTTATTAAAATTACCAAATGATGAAGTTAAGCTCCGCATTCTTCACAGTGGTGTAGGTCCTATAACAGAATCGGATGTATCACTTGCTCATGCTTCTTCAGCTATCATTGTTGGTTTTAATGTTAGAGCAGGTGCAAACGCAAAAACTGCTGCAGAGAAAGAAAAAGTTGAAATTAGATATTACAGCATAATATACGATCTATTAGATGACGTGAAAGCAATTATGAGCGGAATGCTTGATCCGATTATCAGAGAACAATATATTGGATCAGTAGAAATTAGGCAGATATTTAACATTACCAAGATTGGTAAAATCGCTGGTTCTTATGTCACTAGAGGTATTATTAAGAAAGGAGCAGGAGTACGCTTATTACGTGATAATATAGTAATTCATGAGGGTAAGCTGAAAACTTTAAAACGCTTTAAAGAAGAAGTTAAAGAAGTCAGAGAAGGCTATGAGTGTGGTATCGCATTTGAGAATTACGAAGATATCAGAGAGGGCGATACAGTCGAGGTATTTGAGCTGATTCAAGAGAAAAAACAGTTATAA
- the rimP gene encoding ribosome maturation factor RimP, which translates to MQTIEQQITDLIQETLKDMGFEVVLVRVKGLSSKVVEILIDRLDDQKVTVEDCTKASNTISAILDVEDLIEEAYYLEVSSSGVERPLVKFENYKRFVGREVKIKLKELLNGRSRYQGTIIEAKDDKVYLKWENQEVIINYDLIKSANLVLTEEMFKKLLGSENKSNTR; encoded by the coding sequence ATGCAAACTATTGAACAACAAATAACAGATTTGATACAAGAAACCTTAAAAGATATGGGGTTTGAAGTAGTTCTTGTACGTGTTAAAGGTCTAAGCTCTAAAGTAGTCGAGATATTAATAGATAGGCTTGATGATCAAAAAGTAACGGTAGAAGATTGCACTAAAGCAAGCAATACTATTTCGGCTATTTTAGATGTTGAAGATTTGATAGAAGAGGCATATTATTTAGAGGTTTCATCAAGTGGTGTTGAACGTCCATTAGTAAAATTTGAAAATTATAAAAGATTTGTAGGACGAGAAGTTAAAATTAAGCTTAAAGAGTTGTTAAATGGTAGAAGCCGTTATCAAGGTACGATAATTGAGGCTAAAGACGATAAAGTATATTTAAAATGGGAAAACCAAGAAGTAATAATTAATTACGATTTAATTAAAAGTGCTAACCTAGTTTTAACAGAAGAAATGTTTAAAAAATTATTAGGTTCTGAGAATAAAAGTAATACAAGGTAA
- a CDS encoding Rrf2 family transcriptional regulator, which translates to MQLTSFTDYGLRSLIYLASKQEKICSIKEIAEYYNISLNHLVKVIHKLAQLGYITSSKGKGGGIRLASNPSSIKLGDIIEKLEPNMDIVECFNKDTNQCRITNSCQFKHFIKEASNAFIKTLNNYTLEDAINNKLI; encoded by the coding sequence ATGCAGTTAACAAGTTTTACAGATTATGGATTACGTAGTCTTATATATCTTGCATCTAAACAGGAGAAAATTTGTAGTATAAAAGAAATAGCAGAATACTATAATATTTCGCTTAATCATTTAGTAAAGGTAATACACAAATTAGCACAATTAGGATATATAACTAGTAGTAAAGGAAAAGGAGGTGGAATTAGATTAGCATCTAACCCCTCTTCTATAAAACTTGGAGATATAATAGAGAAGTTAGAGCCTAATATGGATATAGTAGAGTGTTTTAATAAGGATACTAATCAATGTAGAATCACTAATTCGTGCCAATTTAAACATTTTATTAAGGAGGCAAGCAATGCATTTATAAAAACACTTAATAATTATACATTAGAGGATGCAATTAATAATAAATTGATTTAA